GGAGATCAAGTATCGGGAGATACCTGTGTAATCGCAAAAGACCCTTTCCTTTAGTCCACCAGGTAAACTCGACCAAAACATACTCACGTAATCGCGTATAACACAGGCTCAATAAGGACAGCGATGGCTCCTATAGATATTGGCGATGTTGGAGGAGCCATTACTGGCGTAGCGGGCACAGCTGTAGAAGGAGCTAAAGGTGCAGCTAAGACTGCCTCTGGAGCAGTAGCGACAGCTACGGTGAGTATCCCATTAGAAGTCTCGATTCTATCATATCGAAATGGGGGGGCAATACTGACTGAACCGGCGATTTCGATCATGAATGTAGAGCGCCGTAAATAATGCTAAGGTAAGTGTACGTCAGGAGTTGTTGATGAGACTCAGCTAATCAGTGATCGGGTTCATGATGTGTAGGGCAAATATGATGATGCACAGGGTATGTTAGGATGGTTCACTAAGATACAAGGGGTATGTAAAACTCCAATTTTGATGGGGGGTCACGATACCAGACTGATTTGAACTTCGTATGAATAGTATATCACTCGAGTAAGTGAAATTAACTTGTAGTCATGATCGAAATGGTCCAAATAAGGACAAATCACTGACACTCACTGCTGTGCGATAGATACAAGATGCTTGGAATGGACACAAGTACTTGATCATGTTTCGTGAGCACTAGAAGATCTTCTGACTGGTCACCCTCTTCCCCTCTGACTCATGACTTGAAATCTCTTTCAGTGGTCGGCCTGATCATCTTCTTATATATGTCAATAACGATTTATTGTTGTTATCATTTCATTCATGATTTCTTTCGATGTGGATGTTGTTGTGTTCGATGTACTTACAAAAGTGAGAaatggatatatcaaaagatcaagtcgtcatcgtcgtctaCCAATAAAGAacgagatgatgacgacgcAAAGGTAAATCATAAATGTTCAAAATGTTGTTTATTATCTATACCTAGGACTACAAGAATGGAATTGGAGAAACAACATGGTGATTTAAGAAAAGGATGGTCTGATTCAACGTATTTCTTAGCGAGGGATTGTGGTAgaattgacttacctcaAGATCCTATTGAAAGGTCAAAATGGCATTGGTATGGCCATGAAACCAAAAATCCAACAAGATTTAGATACATGAATAAATGTATACCTACTAACGTTACCCAAAAAAATAAAGACGAGAGACAAGTGAAAGAGGTTATAAAAGCGAAAGAACGGATCAGGTATTGGATgggattgaaagatggtataGATCCTTTTAGTAATTCAGGTTTGGGTTCGAGCTCATGGGAAGATAGAGTAAATCACAATTCTGATAGAATGAAAAAGATCTTGCGTAGATCCAAGAAGTATACAGAGGATAAAAAAGCTTTTGAGGAGGCTGAAGCCAGGtcagatgagaaagaagagacaTAGAAAACTATCTTTAAAGGAATAGCGGATAGAATTGAACGAGTCATGCGAGTGTCATGTACagggagagaaagaggaaacTGCAACAGATATAATTGGGAGGTGGTATCAACGtggtattgattgatgagttAGTACAAACGGAATCAGTAGTTCGGACTTAGTACTCCCAGCATAAACAGTGATGCATAAGTGataaatcgaaatcaaaggagatcaaggaatttcttgatatctgcttctcctcTGAACCCGACTAATAACCGATGAATCAGCCCCAATTTCCAAGTTCAAGCGTGTTGTCACTTGGACAAACTCACCGAATTTGTTCTTCACAGCACCATTTTTAAACGCTACTACTGTTGGTAAAGCAGATACCTGATCCGAGAAATTAGATACATCCAGCACTTCataaggtaaaggtaaaaatgATGAActttactcactttgtacTTCGCAGCTAGATCAGGATAAGTATCTACGTCAACTGTCATCAAGTCAAATTGTGATTCTGGACCAGTATGGGATTTCAGTAATGGAGTGAGAACACGACATGGTTGACACCATCTATACGACATCCcatacaatcacaatcagcTTACTAATTCGATAAACAAATCCGGTCGTGGATCCCGTCAACTGGAAGCTGACTTACGCAGCGTAGAAATCAACGAGAACGGGCTTAGCACTCGATCCATCCAAAGCTCGTTTTGAGAATGCctgttcaagtgagtaagTGAGTACTTTGTAAGCTGGAGAAACCATTGAGCTCAAGCCAGCTTACCTCCTCGTTCGCATCTAAGAAATGATCTTTGGATATTCTAGAAGCGTGGAACGATCGAGCAACCACTGGTCGCAGTGATGGTCCAGCCTTGGCGAGAGGTCGAGCAGCTCGTACAGCGTTTGAAAGCATTCTTGTGAGGGGCTGTTTGTATTGCTTCGAGATACTGTAATGGGCGATGTATAGATATGGCACAATGGTCACGAATCAAGGATTATTCATTCTTTGTCATTGCTCGATTTCAGGAATGTGATGCTGATTCCAGTGAAGAGGCGGTGATGTCCgccacctccacttttttTTCCAAACGCTACTCGTATTTTGTTGATAACAAGTTTTGAAAAATCTTTAACTCAACGACGATTTATATTGTAGTACCATCCATTGAATATAACACTCGTAACAGTGCATTGACAGAAACGCAACTAGTCTCGGGGTATCATATACAAGAGAGGTGAATAGCGATGCCCAAAGCTAGTAAGTCGGTGTGGACTGTCAAAGTAATTCGACGCTAGAAGGTTAATCGACTGATCCCAATTTTTGATTTCAGATAAATCATCGAAAGGACACAAGGGAGGAAAGGTCTATGCTACCCCAACAGCTCAAAGTGAGcgatctttccttcttctcgatATTTCCCAGCTGACGGTTTTTGTTCGCTCATAGAAAAGAGAGGATTAGATATACCGAAGTTGCATTCTTTAGCAAACAAGCAAAAAGCAAAGGTAAGTGCgtcatccttctttccaacatGCATGATCTTGCTCAACTTGAGATTGAACCGGGTAGATCGGTGTCAGTACAGCTGCGCATCCTACTCCGCAATCACTTGCAACTCTATCGGCAGCAGATCAATATGGTTCATCGGCTACAGGTGAAGGTCTAGGTGGAATATCATTCTATGAACCTATAGACGCATCACTCACGACGaaagattcatcttctaaagCTTTCATGAGAGAATTAAGGAAAGTGATAGAAAGAAGTGATGTCATTATCCAAGTTCTAGATGCTAGAGATCCAGATGGAACAAGAAGTAGATgggtagaagaagaagttaGGAAAAGAGATGTCCAGGGGAAAAAGTTATTGGCTGTCGTGAATAAAATTGGTGAGTCGGCGAAGGTTCCATCAAGCGAAAGGAGGCGTGACACATATCGTTCTTGCGGAGTACATGGGTAGCTAAGTCATATTGGATTTTCCTATAGACCTCGTTCCTCGAGCAAATCTCGAAGTATGGCTAAAACACCTTCGTCATTCTTTCGCTACTATGCcattcaaatcatcaactcaaaatcaacgtcaacatcTTTCACAAGTCGCTGTACCTTTATCTCAACCAACATCTACCCCAGGACAACAAGTCAACTTACCTGCTTTACCCactacatcatcatcacttggaGCTCCTGCTCTCTTACATCTACTTAAACAGTATGCTCTTTCCACACCGCATTCATCTCTCACAGTCGGTGTCGTTGGTTATCCGAATGTAGGAAAATCTTCTCTTATCAATTCGCTTAAGAGATCAAGAGCATGTGCAGTAGCTTCCATGCCAGGTAAAACTCGTGTGGTACAAGAAGTGGTTCTGGATAAAGGAGTCAAAATCCTCGATTGTCCAGGTGTAGTCTTGGAGGATGTCGGAAGGGAAATGGATGGTGAAGCaggaaagagaaaacaagctgaaataATGTTGAGAAATTGCATCAAAGCGGAATTAGTCGAAGATCCTATATCGCCAGGTTAGTCTGccctttcatctcatctaaTCTCAATGCTGAGACATGCCTTTATACtgattgaaaatgaaaatacaTGATACAGTCGAAGTCATTTTGACAAAAGTAGATCCATCACAATTGCAGAAATTATACAATATTCCACCTTATGACGATGTGAAGGATTTCTTAATCAAGATGGCTTtgacaagaggaagattaGGGAAAGGTGGTATACCAGATTTGGAAGGATCAGCAGTTCAAGTTTTAAGAGATTGGAATTCAGGCAAAATCTTATATCATACTGTACCACCTGCGATCCACCCTTCATCCGCTCCAACACAAAAACCCTCTGCTACTTCCACGGTGTTACCGacaggagaagatgatgtacaGATGGATGGCGATAAAGTCGGAGATGCGAAAATTCTCAATACGCTTAGTGAGGCGTTCACCATAGATGGACTATTCGATACAATCGGCGATGAAGCTGCTTGGGAAGGAGGAGAACCAGTCGTAGTAGAGACAATAGCTGAAGAGTGAGCTTCTCGTATATATCTCAGTACTTGGTTTTGTCGGTCGCTAATAATGTCCAGCAGTGTTGAGCTCGTCGAGCCTACATCCCACGTCGAATCAAGTGTACCAGCTCAGATAGCTCCTACATCGTTCTTCCCAGACTCCGACGACGATACTGATGCTGAATCATCTACATTTCGTCCTTCACTTCCTACGGTCCCAATcgcctcttcttcaacctcaacacTACCTCAATCTCTCATAGCTCGTCAACCTGGTGTTAACCCCACAAAGCTATTCTCTCAAGAAGAGTTAGCAGTTCT
This genomic stretch from Kwoniella shivajii chromosome 3, complete sequence harbors:
- a CDS encoding thioredoxin — translated: MLSNAVRAARPLAKAGPSLRPVVARSFHASRISKDHFLDANEEAFSKRALDGSSAKPVLVDFYAAWCQPCRVLTPLLKSHTGPESQFDLMTVDVDTYPDLAAKYKVSALPTVVAFKNGAVKNKFVGFRGEADIKKFLDLL